Proteins co-encoded in one Candida albicans SC5314 chromosome 3, complete sequence genomic window:
- the AYR1 gene encoding acylglycerone-phosphate reductase (Putative oxidoreductase; transcriptionally induced by interaction with macrophage; rat catheter biofilm repressed) → MSERQKVTLVTGASSGIGYATAIEFAKRGYKVFAGARRLEPMQKLKDDYGVIIFKLDVSDLESVKNAKKFIESETGADYLDFLYNNAGQSCTFPATDVTDAQMKQCFEVNVFGAIRTVRELVPLIINAQGVIGFTGSVSGIIPFPFSCIYSASKAAIHQYAATLRLEMKPFGVKVINIVTGGVKTDIEDKRDLPESSIYNVPGIQEAFNERRQMAARNKPMPAEVYAKKVVTDFESANLGGALNIYRGTMSTFLSFVLTFVPRFIVEAALVSKFKLNSVFQYLHEKYSKEKVN, encoded by the coding sequence ATGTCAGAACGTCAAAAGGTTACATTAGTTACTGGTGCTTCATCAGGTATTGGTTATGCCACCGCAATTGAGTTTGCTAAAAGAGGATACAAAGTTTTTGCTGGGGCAAGAAGATTGGAACCAAtgcaaaaattgaaagacGACTATGGTGTGATCATCTTCAAGTTAGATGTCAGTGACTTGGAGAGTGTTAAGAACGccaaaaaattcattgaatCAGAAACTGGCGCAGATTATTTGGACTTCTTATACAACAATGCTGGTCAATCGTGTACTTTCCCTGCCACAGATGTTACTGATGCACAAATGAAACAATGTTTTGAAGTTAACGTCTTTGGTGCTATTAGAACTGTTCGTGAATTGGTCccattgataataaacGCTCAAGGTGTCATTGGGTTTACAGGGTCTGTTAGTGGAATAATCCCATTCCCATTTTCTTGTATATATTCTGCCTCCAAAGCAGCCATTCATCAATATGCTGCAACTTTGAGATTAGAAATGAAACCGTTTGGTGTTAAAGTCATCAACATTGTGACAGGTGGTGTCAAAACTGACATTGAAGATAAGAGAGATTTACCAGAGTCTTCTATTTACAATGTGCCAGGTATCCAGGAAGCTTTCAATGAAAGAAGACAGATGGCAGCTCGAAACAAACCAATGCCGGCAGAGGTTTATGCCAAAAAAGTTGTTACTGATTTTGAAAGTGCTAACTTGGGTGGTGCTTTGAACATTTATCGTGGCACAATGAGTACATTTTTGAGTTTCGTATTAACTTTTGTTCCTAGATTTATAGTAGAGGCAGCTTTAGTCTCCAAGTTTAAGTTGAACAGTGTGTTCCAGTACTTGCATGAAAAGTATCTGAAAGAGAAAGT